The genomic stretch ACACTGGCCTTCCAAGTCCCTTCCAGTCAAACAAAGCACTAACATTTATACTAAGTACTGGCTCTTGGAAAAATGCAGAAGTGTGGAAGTACAAAAACTGAATAAAGTAACTGAAGAAAAACTGACAAGATGCACTGATTACTTCAACAACTGTTTGGAGTTTAGGCAAATGACATTTAAATGTGGAATAAGAGACACATGTTTCCATCCACAGAACAGTTCTGCATCTGAATGTGAATGacaattttatttctcatgGAGAAGCACAGAGGAATACAGTGTTTCCTATGCACCATTTGGTTTTGGATGGTGGCAAATAGCTCCCCATAACTAGTGAGAAGTATCCtatttttgaaggaagaaattaCTTCTCTTATTCTGCTTTAATCAGGAGAGTAATAAAGGGGAGAGAGCATGGGAGAATGTTTCCCCCTCCCTTCTCCCGACATGCACTATCATCTGTGTGGTTGTGGCTGAGGTAGGCAGACTGATAAACTCTTTCAGAGGCACCTTTAGATGTTAGCTGCATCCTTCCCTGTCTTCTGCTGGGGAGAAACTTCCCATTGGATTTCAGTGGGTCAGGATAGGAGCTCCTGGCTCTTCCACCTTGGCTGCACTAGGAGGGGTAGCCCTTCAGGTGAAGCATGAAAGACAGGCACGGTGTAAGACAGGCACAGAGTATGAAACAAGGAGAAGGACTGTCCTGAAGAGagctgcctggagaagagatggaCATTACTTATCTGGGCAATTCCCCTCTTctctgtaaaaattaaaaaacaaacattcaCATTTATCCCCCTCAATGAGCCCTTGGAGATACTGGAGGGAAAGAAGTCCCACTGTATTCAGCAGCATCTTTTCTGAGACATAAAAGTTGCAGATCTCAGTTTTCTCTCTGGGCTTGCTATTAGTTGCACAAATCCCCTGAGGGTTCAGTGGTAGGACTCCAAGAAGAAATTGCTTTTATCTGTCAATGGCTATTGTTGATGTTTGGCTTGTACACTCAAAAAACTTCGGTAACGTGTCCCTTCGTGTTTTTCAGAGTTAAGCTGCGTGATAACAAGATGAGCACATACTGTGCTGTAGTCTGATTCTCATGTAACATAAGTAAGACAGTGTCAGCCTTTGGCATCTGCAAGTTACAGAGAGTTTTTCAGGCTCACGAAGGAAGAGATAATCAGTGTCAGTTTGCTGCAGATTGTGTGGGAGGACAAGGGAAGAGGAGAAGTGAGGGGGAAGCTATCACCAATACAGGAGGGATCCTTTCAGTATCTGAAGTGAAAAGATGTaagaaagaacaacaaaaaaagttgAAATGCAGCATTACCACATACTTTAGCCATGTGATGGACAGCATTCGATAGATGCTGCAATAAATGGCCACACAGACATACTCTGTTGTTGATGTTTGTACTTCCTCTCCTTGACTTTGCGCTGAAGAAGCAAATTCATTTTCAAGTGGGCTAGTATGATTAAATCTGCCCCCAGATCCCTGCCTGCAATCCTGACCCTATGGACACTGCTAAGCTTGGGGCTCGGTAAGAGCAGTGTCCTATGATTTTGACCCTGACTTAGCTCCTCACAGCAAGAGTGTACACACTCAGTCCTGGATTATAGCTTTGCCCTATCACAATACCTAAATTATATACTTATTATATATTACGGAAAACAGATACCTGGACCCAGCAGGATGTGTATCATGGTTGTAGTGAGTGATGGTTTCATTCATCAGACCCATCTGGgattaaaaactggaaaaaaccaaactgataACATCTGACACTGCTCAAGGTTGAGCTTGATGTGCAGAACAGCCTGTGCCTGGTCTGAGGAGACGTTTCTGAACAGGGAGTCTGGCTCCCTGCAGCAGGCACTTTTGTGGTGCTCACCTTACCTTCAGCTGAGAGGAAACAGGCATCACTCAAATCTGTGCTATAGGAGAGGAAACCACTGCTTCATCAGCTGATGCCTCGCAGTAAACCCAGTGGCAGTCACAATAAATCACAAGGTAAGATGTGGGTAGAAATGTGTCAAAGCACACATGCATTAAGCATACAATGCTACCAGTCATTATGCTCCTTAAAGCAATTTAACTACAGTTATTAGCGAGCAGACAGTTTCACTGGACAAGTTGTATTGCCCTGTCAGTAAACACCAGAAGCAGACAGCCTGCCTAGAGCTGGGTAAAAAACAGTTACTATCTATGGCTCATTAGTACTGTCTCAGTCCCTTCCAGTTTGACTTGTTGTTTCTTGTTCCCCTTCTTTCAGGTAATTGTGCTCTCCTCTGTACTCCTGACACCACACAGTGCTGTTGAGTTGCTGTTTGCCCCAGACCGTCTCCAGCCTGACGCTCATATCTGATGGGGAAGGCTGTGGAGAAAGTGAGTGAGTGCCTTGCCTGGAAACATCAAATCCCTTCTCTGTCACTCTTCTCAAGAGCCCTCCAAAAACTGTCATGTCACCTGCTTCAGTAAGAGCTCCAGGTGAAACAGCTGGGTATCTGGCTGCAAGGGAACATCTGCAGCTCGTGGGCAGCTCTTCAAAATGGTCCAGTTGTCCAGCAACAAATCTCCCCTCCTTAACAATAGCACTGTGCAGTGCTGAATCACTCCCAGCCTCACTCAGCGTGGTGAGGGTGATTGTTCATAACAATTCCCTAgaaaaggagcagctgaggaccAGGTGATACACAATTTGCACTCCCCAAGCAGTACCTTTTTTCCTGATGGTTTTGCTGGGTTTGCAGATGGTGGGAAATGCTGCTGAGGGATGGAGAGGCTAGCAAAATCCACCCTCTGACGTGCTACCTTGCAAAACGTGTGCCTTACACAATGTGAACAGCCTCTACTCTTACTTTGTCCCTCATTCCAGAGAGATCATGGAGCAGCAGCCCTGATttagctggcacagcagctccctgtcTGGTGATGCTCTTTCAGCAGGACTGTTAGGGAAGCAGAGAGCCAGACTCAGGGGCTGGGTTACATGGCTGCTTCTCTCTAAGCTTTCCATTTCCTGCTCTAGTTTCTCCACCCACAGTCCCAGAAGAAAAGACTGTTTCTGATGGCACACTTCTCTGTAGATTTACACAGGAGGCCATATGGGCTGTGATGGTTTGATGATAACCCCAAAAGAATCCTCCCCTcacatgcatttaaaaaagaaaaagaaagaaagggggggaaaaaagggcatGATCCCATTTTCAAGAGGCCCCAGCACAGATTCTTTCTTGAGCTAGATTTCTGAACAGCATGATTAGAgaatagcttttatttttaatttataatcATGAAAGAACTGCAATCAAATTCAGTtatgtaatttttctttataaaacttTGCTACAATCTGTGATGTAAGAGCAGCAGCCAATAGAGATTTTAATTGCATATATCACCGAGGTTTCCAAATTGCAACATGAAATGGTGGAGCTCTAAAGCTGCATCCTCTTGCTTCATCCAAGTAATGCTACGACTACAGCTTACACTGAGATGAGAATGTGAAATTAAGTGACATTCACTCTATCATAGCATTCTTTATTATGCCAAAGGAGTAGATTAAATGGGAAgtagttttttaaattttgttcacTAGCTAGCATTAGTTCTCCTAAATGTTTATGCTGGTCTTCAGAAAAGGGTGCATTTTGGTTTAAGTTCAATTTTGAGTGGCTGGAAGGAAACAATGGACTGATTATAAAGCATAGACAATGTCGTCTCTGTGGAAGAGAAATTTGTAAGAATGACTATAGAATGGAACTTTGTGCtataaaaaatgagaaatgcTATGAGATTGCAATATTAAAAGCTCAAGGAATAGTTTGAATAGATAACTGGAAAGCAAGTAGCTGGTCTCTTGGGTTTTCTGTCATCCTGTACTGTTCAGTCTTCTTTAGAATATGGTTGTTTCATAAATTCTGTAACCAATAAAGCAATGCTCTTACAATGCCAAGCCTTCTctgtcttctccttttttcctagTATGCAGAGCCACACATGCCAGAACTGCATATTCCTGCAACCCTTTTTACTCTTGCATTATTTTATTGCCCCTAGGAACCTAGACCTTCTGTCTTGGGAGGTGTCCTAGAACATTTCCTACACGCTGCTTGTAGCAGAAAGGCTTGCCTGTGTCCAGTGGTCATTGCTGAGCTCAGGTGCTCACACCtctgagatgctgctgctttcctgagcTGGTGGAGGCTGCCAGTTGGGGTCTGCACTCCCTCACCTCTCTTTCATCAAATGCTCTCAGGTCTCTGACTTGGCCATCTACAGACCTACTGTATAGAGAAGGCAGGGGGTGAGTCTAAGCAGACACTGGTGATCTTGCACGTCCTCTGGGTCAAGTAGCTCCTTTGACTGAGACAGAGACCAGTTTTCCAGGCGCACACACTCTTTGGAGGAATCTTCTCAGCCAGTGGGGCCACAGCTGTGGTAAGTGATGCTGGAACTTAGCCACCATCTCATACTTAAGTACTTTGAGACCAAAAGTACAGTGGAGTCTTTCCAGTGGCCCTAGTGCAATAGTAAGCTTAGTTGTAGGAAATAGCTGTAGCAGCTACATGGCACCTGTGCTTGGGGAAAAGGTCAAGGATAAGGGATCTCCTGTCAGTTCCATATGAGTAGAAACAGCACAGAAGAGATTTGCAAGGGCAGGTGCAGGACCACATCAAGGAGTGTCTGAGTCCTCTGCCTGCAACACGAAGCAATACTCAAAATGTACAGAGGAGAAAACATAAAGCCACCCTTGGGAAATTGGTTTACTTCTCTATTAATAAGCTAAGCACTATTTGGTATAAGCTCAGAGTGGAAGGGCAAGCTCAGTTTTGTTTGCAACTCCAATCCTAAGTCAGTTGGCAAGTAAATCATGGTCCAAAAGATTATCATCAGCAGGACCCTGTCAGAGTTTCCCTGCACCACTTATTGCATCTGTGTGCTAACCAGGTGAGCTTGTATGGCCATCAGCCTAGTCCCAGCACAAACATCCTCCTCAGGAAGTTTTTTAGTAAAGCTACTTTAAACATGAAAGAGGTAGTTGACCTGCACTTTGATTAAGTTCTTCCTTGTGATACAGCTCAAAACAtaaatattctctttttttttaagaaagtggCAGTCACTTAGAATTCATGGTCTTCGAGGTTTTGACCTACCTCACACCCTTCCTTTCTCACAAGAGAGAAATACCAAAgtatttttgacaagtggaaaTGAAGAATCCCATTTTAATTTGAAAGGTCTTTGCCTTATTCAGCTCCTCTCCTAAAAGAATTTCTTAAAAAGAAGTTGTAAAGCAGTTGTGAGAGCTCCCCCGCTGTGGTTTATGCTAATAAAGCAACAGCACAGGCAGGAAAGGACACCTTGCTGTTTCTGCAGTGTATGCTAACTACCTTGAGAAAGCTATTACTTTGTCTCAACATTTCACTGGTTGTTACTCCTTGTTTCTCACCCCCCAAAGAACACACAAGGAAACATGCAGTTCAAAAATTTAATGTTGTACCAGGCAGTAAGAATGAAAAGTCCACTCCCTAGAAGGAGTATCTGTACACAAAATAAATAAGTTACAGTTTAAACAAAAGCACGACTGGCTTTTTAAAGTGCATGTGTATAAGGCCCTTAGGCTCTCAACTCCATTGgctcaatattaaaaaaaaaatttattatttatataaatcTGCCATGTGTTTAAGAATGAAGAGGGTCTGGCTCAGCTCAGAACAAGCCATCAGCTTCATTGCCTGGAGCCAGCCATGCTTCACACCTTTTGTTTTTGTGCCTACTGCATacaggagagagagaaacgTCTTAGAATGGCATCTGTAATACACTATCACTCCAACTCCACACTCATTCCTCAGAAACTCCATGTTGGATCATTTAGTCTGGAAAGTACTTTTTTCAGACAGTAAAAGAGTTGTTTGTAATTAGATATGTTTACACCCTGTggacaatagctttgcatacaAAGAGCCTGGTCAAGTTGTCAGCAATAACATGGCTAGTAAAAAATAAAGGACCATTGTTTACAGTCTTGATGCTCAGTCCTGTCCACTTATTTTACTCTTATTTTTACAGAACCATTTGATGTTTGCttatttgttttgaaatacaCAAAAAACCAGTTCTACTGTGCAATAAAATTAAACAGTTGCATCATGCTGTCCTTCATCCATGTGAGAACAAAACTCAAGTGGTTACTTCTGAACAGGGATCTGCAGTTCAGGGCATTTCCCTGCTCAAGTTGAGTTACAGCAAAAAGGTTGTTTCTGCACAAATGAAAGCCGAATCTGTCCAACTTGGGAAAAGGCAAATTGTTTCATTTGCTAAAAAGTTCcctttccaaatgaaaatacCTGTTTAGCAAGTCACATCCTAGAACTATTTTTCAGGAGTTTTtcggttgtttttttcttctcctaatCTGATACTGTTCCTTTTTTAAGCAACTGCTTCAAGACTACTACCATGCAAAAGGCTACTCAAACCATCCTCCTTTCACAATGCCTTGGATTCTACATGTGCCAGTGTTAAACACCCCAGGTTTCAATCTCAAGCTACACATTGGACAGACCAAGGGCTGTGCCGTCAAACAGAAGTGACAGTCCTCACTTTGGCAGACAAAGCTTGCTTAAACCTTCTCTTCAGATCCTGCATGTTGGGTGATTTTGGCCGTGGAATAAGAGAGGTTCTCCTCCTCTCAGGGGTGCTGGTTATTTGCTGTTTATTGACTTCTTTACAGAGGAGATGGAAGGCATTGAAGACGTTGTTATAGTTTTCACTGACAGATACTTCAtagaaagtgcagcccagcatatTGGCCAGCTGAAGTCCCTGCTGAGGCTCCACCTCTTTGATGTGCAAGAGATCAGCTTTGTTTGCCACAATGACGACAGGGACCATGTTCCCTGGATGCAGCTGTCGAACATGATGGTAAAGGTGACTGAGTAGTTCAAAGCTCTTGTAGTCAGTGATGGAGAAAACAATCACCAGAGCATCTGCCCAGCGAATGCATCTCTTCAGCTGCTCATTACAATCCAGACTGTGTTCATGGATCTGAAAAATGAATGGTCTCAAATTAGATAGCTGAAGTCATAAAAGATTAAAGGAACCTGTCTTCAAGAGTCTGTAAAGCCAAATAGCATTTTACAGCTTCAGACATATATTTGGATTTCACATAGTAAGTATGAACTTAATCTGAGCATAGCGAATAAACGCAGATGTTGATTCAGCTGCAAAAAGCTGGAATTTAACACTGGAGTTTGCAATACTCAAATGGAAAATTGACCTGAGTAGTTCTGCATGCAGAGAAAGACTTTGTAGTTCCACAGAATGGGAAATTAACTGGCTAGACAGTAAGTCTGGGGAAGCAAAGATATGAGCTGGAAGCATTTAGTCCTGGAGTGCTGCCCAGTTCAAAAAGGCAACAATCCAGCATTACTCAGGTCTATACATTCAAAACTTTAACTTGTGACACACTAATAAGCACAGCCACAATGTAGCAGACTTTACTTTGTCATACATATTTATGAAGCTGGTTGGGCAGTGGTCATAACATTTGTTTTCACATATACCATATTTCACATATACCAGTTTGAATTGTTTCTGGGTTTGTGCCTAATGTTCCCAGTAtacaggaatgaggcacttcaGTAATTCAGCTGCTCAAAAGTAATGGGCCTCCAATGAACAAATGATTCATTGAAACAGTCTCTCAACACAGCTGGCTTGACTGGTTAAAACACAAGTTACCACCTCTCCCACACAGAACACCAAACTCTGAGATGGACAGCAAAATGTTTTACAGAAAGACCATAACAAGATGCTGCACAGAGGGATGCAAGCACACGAACATTTAGAGCTACTCTGGTAAACTACATGGTCGCATCTAGCTTACCTGAACTCCTGGAGTATCTTGCACTTGGATGGCCAACATCTCTCCATCTACCTGGATGTGCCTGCTGTAGAGATTACCTGACAAGAACACCAACAGGTTCACAAGTACAGTCACCACTCTACAGACAAATGTTGCTTCTGCTGCCCATTAGTT from Aphelocoma coerulescens isolate FSJ_1873_10779 chromosome 4, UR_Acoe_1.0, whole genome shotgun sequence encodes the following:
- the RASL11B gene encoding ras-like protein family member 11B; this encodes MRLTQSMCTIAECAPGGDGPATARPRLVKIAVVGGSGVGKTALVVRFLTRRFIGDYERNAGNLYSRHIQVDGEMLAIQVQDTPGVQIHEHSLDCNEQLKRCIRWADALVIVFSITDYKSFELLSHLYHHVRQLHPGNMVPVVIVANKADLLHIKEVEPQQGLQLANMLGCTFYEVSVSENYNNVFNAFHLLCKEVNKQQITSTPERRRTSLIPRPKSPNMQDLKRRFKQALSAKVRTVTSV